A segment of the Lycium ferocissimum isolate CSIRO_LF1 chromosome 10, AGI_CSIRO_Lferr_CH_V1, whole genome shotgun sequence genome:
acgATAGACTAGTAAACAAATTAATAAAGGTACGCGAGGCTAGCCCTTTTCTTCTAAGGTATgagtcttatggcatgaatttcttcttttactatgaatgttccatctccaagaaagtcaagagtcctcactcatgaatagctatacgagataagaaagatgtgatgaatacgataataacgatagtaagctaaagtctagaaatgctatggTCTATGTCTAGGGTCGATACGATGCTCCTATAGAAGTTTAGTGATGTAATATGTGTAATCTAACGATATTGATCATTGCCTCACacctcaccttatgcttgttcctgtCAAGAAAGTTGTAGGGctatgaaatagctttctaGAACACGtaagaattcataacgacatcggggtccacgaccttacgtcaccccgataaagtatgattagcTAACCAGACCGAAGTCTTGATGATTGATGGATGTATTGTAATAAGAGGTTTTGATGTCAAGCCCCTATGAAGAGAGGATGAAGCccatgataagcatattatgataagtatgatgtaACATGAGTATacgatgatatcacaccgcgcctttTATAAAAATATCTATCATCCACCCCAAGATAATAATAGGGtactatacacaccatggccaaacaagtttcaaaagtcacACCACTGAAATGAAATATCTGCAAAGTCAAGATGGGTCAATCATAAAATTCAAGTGAGATGATCCCGAAAAATTTCGCGGGTTACGCCCATTTTTAATCACGCATAAGTAGCGTAATGATGATGCCAATGTTATTTTagtattacaccgcacctatatggtcgggcagcttatatatatttatgcatatatgatatgatgatgatgttagccCAACCCTAAATAAAGTAAGTCGGAGATGTATGATCTCttttttatgattcatattGATGTGTCTCCTTATTTTATGCCTCCCTACAAAGCTTatttgatgcttcattattgtttatgccaaCAATTTACAACTCGGAATTATTCtcaccgacgtccttttcttcggacgggGTGAAATTCATGCCCACAAATGACAAGGTGACCCGTTTTTAACAGGAGCTGGGAAAATTTTTGGTCGATttcttgagagcactccatattcgaGGTGCCATAGATTATCCTTTTGgcacatatttgtatattcatattttgggcacgacggggtccccGTCCGTCCGTACGTTAGtattctagaggctcgtagatacgcaacccaatagtatggtcccatggctttatgtatatgcatgtatattattgttttgatagccgaagggtttatgtttataaaagcaaatgtatttcagaaaatgacagttttacACGATTACgggcatatagtatgaatgatagcagataagcagtaaaGGGAGCGGTGtccggtggttagccccggatacccgtcgcggcccgtagctcgggtcgtgacaatatatggggtatggggaaggtgaccgcgttatatacgcactaccacctgatcagcagGTCACGTCCACGGAGGCCAATATGATACGGGTGCCCCACAGAGCAGGTACTCATAATAACGAgtgcattatatacgcatatatatacgtaaacaCACGGCGTTTATATACGCATACATGTACGCACACAATATttcatgcatatcattggccctCGTAGCGTCGCCTACATACATGTTGCATTCATTTCATCCTATGTAGTTTTATGTTTCTTTCatattactttcatgccttacatactcagtactttgttcaTACTCACGTCCCTATACCAGGTCCGGGGGGCGTTGCGTTTCACGCCCGCAGTTCCGTAAGGCAAGTCTTGACGATCCGCCGGTTAGTAGGTTGTTGTTCATAGTGATATAGGAGCACTCCTCTTGTTCCAGAGTTGCTATTGTGTTTTTGGTCCGttatacttttgtgtacatacggACAAAGGGCCCTATCCCGACCTCATTATGTCATAACtccaaagaaaataataaaatcgaACAACATTCTCTTTCAGCGAAATATGGTATAGTTAGACGTTGTATGGCCCCCATCGGCCTATATTTTCTTTCTATAGTATTTCATGATGGCCTTGTCGTTTCCTTTTATAAATATCTTTTTATCCAAAATAGTTATAAAGTATGTCTTTTCGAGCTTATTCCTTTTTCAAAGATATTTCTCTTATGATCTAGCAGATTTCCATCTGATGACCTCGAGGTCAACTCTTGtttgtgattatgatatgaaagtaTGTTTAGCGGTGCTCGGCAGGTAGGgcccaggtgcccgtcatggcctttCGATTTGGATCATGacacaaaagaaattaaacatactATAATTTCAAAGACTAAAAAGTATTGACTCCAATTTTTAATTTACTACTTATAAGTAGTAAgtacattatttattttttcattactttttatctttttatttaatttatttataattttttaaaaataatttattattcttttatggCCTCAAGGAGCCAACCATATTTCATTCTTCAACAACCCCAACAATTTCGAGGCTGGGCCGGGTCCTCGTTGTCTTACTTAAATGGCGTCTAGAGAAATGTTAGCCCAACCCTACTTAAATAAAGGGTTGGGTTGGGCTGACCAAACCTATTTTGACGGCTCTATGACTATGTGTATGctatttgttttaatttgtttggcATAATTTGatttaacataaaatttattaaataaatattattttttctaaaatttataattttaaatgtGTCATAATATTTTGtgacaaataaaattttataattaaaaaatatattattctttttaaaGAAGACTAACAAAAAAGAAGCTCCAGTAAGGTTGAAAAATGTGTATGACATCTAGGGGTGGTTATAGTTTGGGCCAATCTGAAATCCAAATTGAAATCCAAATTTTTTGGATATTTGATTTGGATTTTTGGATTACGGATTGGactttgaattttatttttaaaatttttggattTCAGATTGGATATTGGTAGTGTTTTGGATTTTCGGAAATTCgaaaattcaaaagttttataccttatatttaGCCCTACCCATTTTATATGTGACCAATACTAATTAGTCCAAAGGTCCAATAGATTAGTACCCTACGTCACTACCCATTATAATATTAAGTCTAATATAAAATCTACCAAATTGAATATAACATAGGTTTTAAAGCTAGGGTTTACTTCACTACCTTAAGAATCAGGCAGCTTCCAATGAAACAGAGAGAATAATGTAGAATTGAACTATGTGAGTTTACCTTTTGGTTTAGTGATAACAACTCTTTGTTGAATCCATACATTTGGTTTCACATTATGCTAAGATTTTTAACTTTGTAATTGGGGCACATGAATTTCGTTCCTAATAATTCTACCTTAAAGGCACAAAAGACAAAACCGAAATATCCAAATCGATAAATTCGAAAACGAACTTAAAAAATCCAATCTGATCCGAGTTTATTTGGATTGGATTTGAattgtaatttcttcaatccGACAACTGAAAATCcaaaccaaaattttcatatccaATCTGATGGTCCGGACGCCCTCCCCTAATGACATCCTTACATTTCTATATGTccaatatattatttttttttaaattgttccGAATTCCAATATTTAAAAAGAATGGACTTTCAATAACCAGCCTGCGTTCGATCTACAGAACTACTACCTTTTACGTATTGGAGTATGTCATGGGACGCCAAGTTAAAGTGTGTAAGAAGAGCGTGGCAATTGCAGGAAGAATGTATGAATGTCCTTTTGAGACATTTGATAAAAAGctcaaacgaaaaaaaaaatatatgtataggttcaaaattttaaataaacagTGGATTTGATGGTTATGTGCGCCAACTACATTAAAGAATGTGATTGCATTAAACCATAGGGTCATTCTGCTACTCGACAACCTAACAAGCACATTTCTCTCCACTCCCAAGCTGCTAGCATTGCACAGATTTAACAATAAATTACCTTTTACAAAATATCGTGTACAGTCAGACTTTCTCTATAACAACTAATGTTTCTTTGGAACCGACTTTCAtatattatgttatattatatgttctttaTAATAACATCTcgcaataacaaccaaaaaacACCCAGACAGATGACGCCGTTATAAAGAGGTTTGATTGTATCTTGTTTTTTTGTTGCATTAGTGTCACAGTCCCATATATACCAATTTACATAGACGCACAATAATGAAATAGAAAAGCAAGTAGAGCCTCTGTAATGTATCACCAAATCAACTTGCACAGAGAATTTACTCTGTTCTCTGGGTCATTTACAACTGCTGATCttgaaaaaggaacaaaatcatatatttaCAATCTTAGACAAGAGACAACTAGCAGTTGTCAATTGCTGTTCTTGATTTGCTAGCTTTTAGCCCATCAGAATACCTCTGTAATTTCTCCATTCTGTTGATTACTTGGTCTTTGCTCCATCACAATGTTGCTATCTTTAGAGGACCTTAGTCCTAATATTGTATAACACTGAGTCAGAACAAGAGAAGCCCGTCTAAGAACTATATTTGCATTATTTGCAATTACAGAACTTAAATATAGCCAGTGTTTTCTGACTAAACGAGCAATTGAGATCAGAAGTACAATTCCACATATAACACCTGAAATTAGTAATGGGCCTGAGAACAACTCTGGTCCTAATCCAGGATCCTGTTCCCTAGCTGATGAAGAAGAGCAATTTGAAGAAATAAGCATTTGTTCTTCTAGTTGATTTATCTCTCCACTCTGTGAGACTTTTAGAATAGCTTCTGAGATATCAACTGCTAAGGGAGAACCCTTTGGAAAGACCTGGTAGATTAAAATATCAATAAGTCATATAGAAACTAGTTTAAGACTGTAATAGACTAACAAAAGGTTAATTTCACGTATTATCACCGAACTTTATCCATTATAACAAAGCAACTAAATTTGTTTCATCATATCAAAGTAACTGAAACAGTAAAGTCAGTGAATTTTACCTACTATAACAGTAAAAACACTAAATTATCTGTACcacattaaaataattgaaCTTTTCTCACTATAACAGTATAATCAGTAACCTTTAACCACTACAGTGACAAAACCTACCCATCAAGGGACTTTATTGTTATAGTAGTAAAGTTTAGTGACATTTTGGTTCCTCTAATGTGACAAAAAATAGTTTAGTTACTTTACTGTTATAGTGGGTAAAGGTCTGACTTTGATGTAATGAGAACTGTGACTTTACTGTTATAGTGGGAAAAGTTCAATCGCGAAATTAATCAACTAAACATGGAGATAAGCATATTGAAAAGCAAAAAAGGTGAAATCTTGATCTTACAAAACCAAATCCACCAAGTTTAAAGACAGGTCCAGATTTGGTGTAACCTCTGCAGTACTTTGCAAGGAAAACTTTGGCATGTGGAGCTACAAAGAAAGCAGCAGAAATTTCTGCCTTCTCAAAAGCTTTGGGGTAGTCACTGATTGAGTTGATTTGCTTGATGTTCTCTGGCTTGAATTGCAAATTCACAAGATATCTAactataaatgaattgttaTTGCAACCAACTGCAGCATTGGTCCTTATAAGATAATCAACATTTAATACAGAAGGTTCCAGCCTTGGAACTGTCATAATAGAGGAAAGAACTGCAGTAAAGCAAGCTGTAACAACTACAACTACACATAACCATGTTGTCAGCACAAGTCGAGAAAGATTGCTTTTGATCGATTCTCCTGTAATAATTCCCAAAATTGAAGTTATAAGCGCTAGAAATAGACCAAAATGTTAACAATAGTTCTGTGTAACTTAATTCTAACTggaaaaatccaaattttccTTCTACTACATGATCTTAATGTTACCTCCCATTATACTTTGGATCACTTATATCTTTATGGTTAGTAAATCGTTTTGGATTTGTCCTTGACTTTGAGGGAGCTCCATGTGGATAAGAAAGGCTTCGTGTCAAAATATTTCAGGAAAAAGTTTCGAATTTACCTACCACTGTCGACTACAGTCTAACATTACCATCTGTTATACTTCAGGTTGGAGTTCTGTTAAGGTTAAGGACAAATTCTAGGCGATTTTCTAACTATAAAAGTATAAATGATCCCAAAATATAATAAAGAGTAAGCTTAAGATATTTCATATAGTAAAggagtatttttgacccttttctctATTCTATACTTCCTCTGTTCCACTTTGTCTGACATAATTTGTCTCgacatgaagtttaagaaagaaatgtagACTTTTAAGACTTTtgatcttaaacatgccatAATATTTGTGAGGCGATAAAAGCTTCTCATCAAGGAAACATTGAAATATGACATTCTTTTCGGAAtagactaataaggaaataatgTCAAACAGAGTGGAAAGGGTAGTATAATATATTTCTAAGTTTGAAACTTACTTTGCGAAAAAGAGAGAACAGTGACAGAGAACCAAAGCATGGATCCAATAAGCTGAGGGAATGAACCACTGAAATCTGGGTTGTCATTTACGTATTCATTTAACCAGATGACAACTCCTGTGGACATGCTCATCACTGCCAGCAGAatccacaacttcaacttgaaggCCTTTATAACAATAAAATGGGGCTTTTTGAGTATTGGTCTTTCCGTCACTACCATGACTAGTCCAGAGTCAATGTAGGGCTGTGAAAATTCTGCATGCTCATAGCGATCAGGCATTATTTCTGTATCACCTACGGCTGCATCCAGACTCTATTCATAAACTGGTAAGTATTCGCAGATGTTAAACACAAAATCACTAGCAAGAAGGAACTCTAAGTAAGAAATATTAGGTGCTTTCTCTCCATCTGTCCAAGCCTCGGTAGACCGAGTTATCCATTAACTGTGCTGATGGGATGTAGCAGGTATTACATGAAACTAGTTGAAGTGCATGCAAGATCGCCCGGACACCACAACtgattgatgatgctaatttttttttaaagaaaatgggTTAAAATACCCCTCTGCTATagtaaatatattaattttacccGTTGTACTTTGAGGCATTCATACTCTTGCCGTTTAGCTAATAATCTTGTACTTAACCTTGACCTTAACGAAGCTCCAACCGAGGTAATACGAAGGGTAAtttaaaatcatagtcaaaagTAGATGGTAAATTTTGTACTCTTTCCCCAAGTATATATCTTGAGACCATGATTCCACCCAATTCACCCTGGAGCTCCTTTAAATTTTGTACAAGACAATTTGCTAATAACAATGGTATGAATGATACCAAATATAACGACGGGTAAAATGAAGATATTTCTTTTAGTATGGGGTAAATTTGGATTAAAGATTGGACCAGAATTCACTCAGAAATGCTATGCACCAAAAGTTGATGCAACGGTTAAGTTAGAGTCATACATGTACATACCTTGTTTGAAACTCCTACCACCATTTCATCATAAGTGCCATAGAAGGGAACAAGCACATAGGGCAGATAATAAGGAAGTTGCCTCACAGCAGCTTCAAAAACATGAACTGAAAATCCACCAATCAGAGTCTCATTCCTTTCTTGGTTAAAATTAACTGTCACAAACTGATTAAATGCACCCCTTGCAGGTACTCCAATCTTGAGTGGTTTTTCTAGTCCTCCTATAGTCCACCCCTTTGGAACAGTTTGCTTACCACCTGGCCACAAAATTGACTCTAAAGCCCCTCCTAAACCATTGCCAATTCTCAATTTCACCCCATTATATTCAACAAAGTCCTCAGAAAAACCAACCTTTGGTGACCAAAATGACACTTCTCTATAGCTTTTGCCAATGACATTAATGATCCTAAAGGTTGGCTTTTGAAATAACATGCCATTCTTGAAGCTAACTTTACCACTTAAACCTTCAAAATCACTCAACAGTATGCTTTTCACTAGTTCACTTGAactgttttttgtttttgataacTTTTGCATTGCCTTAGCAGTTGCCAAAGTTGCATCATAAGCCTTAAGAGCATATGAACTAGGACTTGGACATCCTTCTTCTTCAGGATATTCTGATCTGTACTTTCTCCTGAACTTAACACTGAAATCTCTAAAAGACTCCGTTTTTTCATTAACATTTGCTTTAAATCCAATTACACCTTGCATATTTAGTAAAACAGAAGGTTCAACAGAGTCAAGAAGACTTGCCATATTATCTGAAATAATCCATACATAATCTTTCCCCATCATTCCCATTTCTGTTGCCATCTCAAAAAGAACCAAACCAAACTCTAAAGAACACTGTGCCACCGCAAAAACTTTTACATTCTTGGTTCTTAACTTCTCCAGCTTTTCTTGAAAGAATAATCTTGAATTTGAAACAGAGAAGAGAGGAGGAAAAGCCAAATGATATTCAACAGTAGAGTCAACAAATTTAAGTGAGTCTGAAAGGTGAGTGATTAGTCCATAATCCATATTGGAGAAGCTGTTACTAATTTCATATAAAGCTATCACTTTTCTCCATTTGAAATGGCCAATTAAGGCAGCAAAACATTGCATTTGGGACTTAACATTGTTACTCATTTGGATAAGTGAAGATGGTTCCGTCAGTAATAGTGTCGAATATGTCGCGGCTAGACTTAGAGAAATAATGGGGATGCCTTTATAGGCTTCATCATCAAAGTCAGAAAATAGAGCAGCTTCTTGGTGTGTCAATGGTCCAAGTATGGCATGCACTTGCTTCTTGTTGACAAGATAAGTTGCTGCAAAATTTTAAGGTCAGTTCACGTTACCTATTGAAgtcataattaaataaataaaagcgTTCTCCCCAGGAGCTTAAACTTTTATGAGAAATGGTCACAGACTTATGATATCCGAACAGGCAAGGTCTTGTGTTTAAGTCTCACCGGCTCCCAATATTGGAAAGAATTTCTCACGTGAGGAGGCAATTCTGAATTCTGAAAAcacaattaaagaaataataacGTGTTCTCTAGCAGCTTAAACTTTTTGATGTTATGGTCGCACATTTTAACGTCGAATTTGTTGTACCTCTGTTCACAAGCAAGTTCAGAATTTAGAGTTATCGAATTTAGAATAATTGCAATTGTGAGAGTGATATATGTTTGTGTATATTAATCTCTTTGGCAAATTTACGTGATATGGCACtgatgttcggcctaaaatcgcatatatttattcagtgttgcctcacattttagtacttttaattgtcttttgagtattgattatattgaattgtgcttaatattatattttattttgtagaaatAAAACAGTGcgaagatgaagagatttggagcaaaaaGTGTAGTAATGTggtgaaataaataaaaagaaaacaaagaggacCAGCTACGAATATGTACTGCAACTGCCAAGAACATTGCTAGAGAAAAGTTCAAGTGGGCACAATTATTAAAATATTGAAGAGGACCTCAATATGGAAAATAGAAGTCTTGGATTCTAGTATTAGTTGGGGAGGGAATTAATTAACTGCCATTTATTTATGGTATGTAAGGAGGCTGTTGTAGGAAGgatgaaaataaggaaaaaaagggCTGCTGGACGATGTGGAAAGTTGGACTCCTATATGGTAAAGGAGAGCACATAGAAAACGTACTTATAGTTGGCGTGCGAGAGAGATGAGGCCTTGGTGTGACTATATAAATACACCTTCTGCTCAATTTTCGAGAAAATAACGAGGGGGATAgcttgaaacccttagttcataactttggacctagagagagcttggagccgccgtggaggccaTAGTTACGTGGTTTTATCTTCTCTCTCTcgtaatacttattttgatatttttattcggatgatttgttgcttttcctccatgtctatgtggagctaaactctttagttctgtggctttgacacaaacatgaaagttgacgtttgattatcgtttctatctattaaattttcatatttttgggttgcttatttattcttgtgcttaattgtttaattacttgatcactaattgaacactatctgtggtgcgggAATTGGACTTGAAAAAGGggattcacgtacgtaataagaataaatagagtttgttcgatttaatcgtttcgctactgaggatagagatataccctttagccctgcttagttgaatacggagaaataaatgcgttttGTTACCTCTCGACGACCatgagatataggcgttatagaaCATCTACATTTCgtagtagttcgagagaatatcataaagttacaattaacccgtcaactagtaacccatatAGGTAGAATGATTTGAAAACTCAACCGGATTGTTAGTCGTTCATgaccctagatctatctcttctccgataaaaatcgCTCTTTCTTGgtcaagttcattatttgttttcttttatttttaattagtttacaaatataatttggattttatttcttgtttagataattagtattagtttaatttgataaatagttaatTATAAGTCTCTCGTGGGATCGATACtggacttaaaaatcctatattacttgtacgaccgcgtatacttgcgcGTGCGTTAgagagcaacaagtttttggcgatttgcggggacttagaaattaattatttatctagattagacttttctttttgtctattcaattttttattttttttgtttaatattctGATATTCTTCTTGACATGGCATCTTTGAACGAAAATTTATCGAATGTTGGGTATTCatgttttaatgatttttgtgcactttgtggaggaccccacttaTGGGAAAATTGTTCTAAAATTTGGCGCATACGGATTGATGTGTGACCCTTTTAAATTCTATGACCGGAACTTTGTAACCCAAGGGTGGTCAATGGAAAGAGTGTCCTAAGTGTTGTTCTAGTCTCTCAAGTGATTTTCACAAAGTGATGTTGCGAGTGATACATGGCTATTGGTTCGAGCTCACCGATTAGATGTAATGGGGGGATTATCTTGATGAAATTACAAGTGACATGACATACTTCACggaagaaagaacaaagctCGGACAAGAGATAGACCAATTTAGCTCGACATCTATGACTTAAAcaactcaaataaataaaaaggttgaGGTGTTCGAAGCCCAACCACCAATTGTCGGATACCGGCCAACTCAGGAGCAACATAGAGAAATTCCAACCATTCGATCGATCCTTGTTGATGATGCctatgttgaggaagtgtacAAAAGTGAGGATGTCGAAATAATGCGCTTTAGAGTTGGGGCGTGTCGGTCCTCattctaaacatttttctacattGTGTTTGGTTGGCGACATGAAAATCGAGCCCCTCCACGCAGAGACGTGTATAGACGAGGAACAAGAAGCTTACGTCCTGAAATTTGCCACACCAAAGAGACAAAATGACATTCCTCACTTAAGGGCCAAGAAGTGCAAGATGCGAGACCTATTGCTTGGTTCTTTTATTTTCACACCACCGCCCCAGGAGCGGAGCagaaaatttgatgcaaaattGAAGGCGCAATTATCCTTAAAGGAGGGAAAAGTGGTGAAAGTTGATTCACGTCGTGCCACGACGTTAACTAAGGCGCCATTGGGAGGCAACCAATGTGTaataattatagatttttatttttatgttgtcacgttttgttttgttttgttttgtttttgttttgtattGGGCATGAGTACCCAAAGTCATAAAGTGGTAGCATGTTTGAGCTTAAGGTCGTGGGGTCGTGCCGACCCTTAATGATGATAGCATGTTGCTAGCTAGGCCCTAGAGGGCCCCAGGGAGTATTTTCTTTactactttttaatttttccatctATACGACCGAGGGCATTGCATGATTTTAAGCGCGGGGTGGCAAATACGTCCCTAGTAAGGCTGAggatgatgatttaatatgccttagaatttttttttattattattagttttgAGTCTtagtgtcaaaaaaaaaaaaaggaaaaattcgaaaaagattttttattttctttgattttctttagtaactttttaagtccctcattaaaggcattcatcatccacccctcggggttttcttatggcctcgcTCTTTCCCCGAGGGGGGGTTTAAccggtaattttttttatttttaggattaGTTTTTTTGCCGTTTAGAGAGAAGAAAAGACCTTGTGACTTGTTTGACACTAGCATATTTAGGCTCGAGCTCGAGTAATACTTTCCCCGAGTGCTTcgagtaataaaaaaaaaaaaaaaaaaaaaaaaaaaaagatagcagACTTTCTCGACACCCAACTCATGGTTCGACTCCGTATATAGCTTATTCTTATTGTGTAGTTCGTCATGATCCCATCCGTCCTAGAATAGAATCGATCCATCTTGATCGAGACTCCTTTAAAGATTTTCGTATACATTCCATGTTTTTTGCATcttagtctagaacttgcccgcatgttattgaagcgaaataaaaagtgttgctCGTCTAGAAGATGATAATAGGCTTTCTTGATATGTCTTGTGAATTTTAGCCTTTTCGTAAATTGTGTCACTAGTTAGCCCTTTCGAGTCGTAGCCTTTCATTTGTTAGCCTTATTTTGCCTTGATCCTTTTTgttgaaaccctagtttttgcaCCCTCGCTTCCTCGAGCATTGTAGCATGTGACCGTGTTATAAttatgaaatcaagaaaagtggatggtcaagtgaaaaaaatggtgaccaatgatagattcaaagtgatgaaaaggcccttcaaaagtatgaaaaaaaaaaaatcgctgaAAATGATTGAAACGTTTCTGATACGATGAATATTTCTACCGAGATAATTGATGAAGAGAGGGCTGAAAAACAaagtgaaaagatgaaaataatgggtgatGAATTCTAAAATTGCAAAGTGCTTGGGAAGTGTAAGTCACTATTTTATAGTTTTCCTACCTGTCCCCTCGTCAACATTACAACCCattaaagtcctatttgattctatACGAGCACACTTAATTAGTAGAGATGTACATaatgggcaagcctatggttctttgtgcaatgcatgtgaatttctttgtgagcgTGAGAGTTGTGCTTTTGATGCTAAGTCCTTAATTTACATTCATTCCTCGATTTGAGTGTGCGGACTATTTTTCTTTGTGACGGCACTTGTTTCATGA
Coding sequences within it:
- the LOC132033384 gene encoding glutamate receptor 2.9-like; its protein translation is MRTASTTTVFSLLVYFLVVHQIASLGNNMNGVNGSIHDDCNILIWRIGAIIDPTTRVGKEQKIAMEMAVDDFNGQNSKCSQLIFNFAYSHESSGPAASLATYLVNKKQVHAILGPLTHQEAALFSDFDDEAYKGIPIISLSLAATYSTLLLTEPSSLIQMSNNVKSQMQCFAALIGHFKWRKVIALYEISNSFSNMDYGLITHLSDSLKFVDSTVEYHLAFPPLFSVSNSRLFFQEKLEKLRTKNVKVFAVAQCSLEFGLVLFEMATEMGMMGKDYVWIISDNMASLLDSVEPSVLLNMQGVIGFKANVNEKTESFRDFSVKFRRKYRSEYPEEEGCPSPSSYALKAYDATLATAKAMQKLSKTKNSSSELVKSILLSDFEGLSGKVSFKNGMLFQKPTFRIINVIGKSYREVSFWSPKVGFSEDFVEYNGVKLRIGNGLGGALESILWPGGKQTVPKGWTIGGLEKPLKIGVPARGAFNQFVTVNFNQERNETLIGGFSVHVFEAAVRQLPYYLPYVLVPFYGTYDEMVVGVSNKSLDAAVGDTEIMPDRYEHAEFSQPYIDSGLVMVVTERPILKKPHFIVIKAFKLKLWILLAVMSMSTGVVIWLNEYVNDNPDFSGSFPQLIGSMLWFSVTVLSFSQRESIKSNLSRLVLTTWLCVVVVVTACFTAVLSSIMTVPRLEPSVLNVDYLIRTNAAVGCNNNSFIVRYLVNLQFKPENIKQINSISDYPKAFEKAEISAAFFVAPHAKVFLAKYCRGYTKSGPVFKLGGFGFVFPKGSPLAVDISEAILKVSQSGEINQLEEQMLISSNCSSSSAREQDPGLGPELFSGPLLISGVICGIVLLISIARLVRKHWLYLSSVIANNANIVLRRASLVLTQCYTILGLRSSKDSNIVMEQRPSNQQNGEITEVF